A region of the Geomonas subterranea genome:
TCCACCCGGACCATGTGTTGGTCGTGGCTCCACTTGTAGTGCAACTCTCCGCGCTGCGACTTGTATAGCTCCCGCCCGATTTTCTGGGCCAGCTTGTCCTCGGTCGTAGTGACGACGATGCCGCCATTCTCCTCCTTGATCTCCATGATCCGTCCCAGTGGGTTTTTCTCCCTGTGCTTCGTCTCCTGCTGTCTCACCATGTTCAGGATCTCTTCCCTGTGTAGGGACAGGTACGGGCCCGAGAGGGTGACGACGCCGGCGGGGTCTTCGCCCACGATGCGCTGACAGGCAGGGCAGAGGATCTCGCCGCTTGACGCGCCAGACGGGCCGCTTTCGATCTGCCAGCGCTTGTTGCGGTAGACGATGCCGCACCCCTTGCAGACGGTTCCTTCCGAAAGCCCTCGCTTGGGCATGTAAGGCTCGAGGCTTCGGGCCGCCATTTGCCCTTTCTCTTCCATGGTTATTCTCGATCCGCGTGGCATGGCTACCTCCGTTCATTGGATTCGTAGGGATTAGCCCCGGCTAAGTATAGCACCGCAGGTCCGCCCTGCATGGAGGGGCTCGAGTCGAAGGTCGCAAGGATGCGGAACAGGAACATGGAGGAGGCAAGGGAGAATGGGGCGGAATGGATGAAAGGGGCGGAAGGGGAGGGTGGGGACGGCTTGAGAGGGAAGCTGTAAGGAAACCGGGCGCAGAGCAGATCGAGCAGATCGCCGCAGCGGCCGCCCAAGCCGACAAGGCATGTCGACGCCACGCCTGTCCTGCACGTGAAAAAGGCCCGAATGCTGACGCACCGGGCCTTTCCTGGAAAATGTAACTGGCGCTTAAATCATGAGATCCTTTACCCCTATCCGACGGTGGAAGCTTTTTCCAACGGACGTAGAGACATGCTCCGGCGGGACCATGTCACCCGTATCTCGCGGTTTCTTCCCCTTTTTGAAGCGGTTGTTACGCGCATGACGGATGAGATTATTATAGGCCAATCGGCTTGATCTCCTTAAGCGCCAGCTACTAGCTCCAGAGTGCCGTAAAGATTTATGTGAGACCACGCTCTTTTGTAAAGCATTTCCCCGGAAAACGCTTTAGGCAGTTCTATAGAAGTATCTGGACCTGCACACCACGTCTGAAACCTGGGAAATTTTAAGTGTGGAATAATCAGGGTACCTCACGCCACCTTTACCTGTACCCCAGAGCTGTTTTCAAAGAACAACTCTCTGCTACGATTTAAGTGTACGCCCGCGCCGCATAAGAGTCAACAGGTTGAATGGGCGATGTTTTAGTTGGCTGTATTGGAATCGTTTAAGAGTGTCGTGCGGGCGCTGCTACTGTGCTGACTGCCTTGGAAGTGGATATTTAGCGCTGCGGCGCCTGAGCTGATCCTTGTAGTGGGGAGGGGCCGTGGTAGCATTGAGGCTTTCGGAGGAGCCATGAACACAGATGGAGAATGGGAACTAGCCGCGAGGAAGGAGCGGATGCTGAACCAGCACCTTATGGGGCGGGGGATCCGGGACCTGGCGGTGTTGAGGGCGATGGGCGAGGTGCCCAGGGAATCCTTTCTCCCTGCCGGGATGGAGTTCCTGGCCTACGAGGACGGTCCGCTCCCGATCCAGGAAGGGCAGACCATCTCCCAGCCCTACATCGTCGCCTATATGATCGAGGCGCTTGAATTGCAGGGGACGGAAAAGGTGCTGGAGATCGGCACCGGCTCCGGGTACGCGGCAGCGGTCTTGAGCCTCTGCGCGGCAGAAATCTTCACGGTGGAGCGGATCCCGGCGCTGGCGCATCAGGCCACGGAGCGGTTGCGCGACCTGGGCTTCCGCAACGTTACGGTGCATCTTGGCGACGGCACCCTTGGGTGGCGGGAACACGCCCCGTACGATGCCATCGTGGTCACCGCCGGGGCGCCCGGCGTACCGGAAGAGCTTGAGCGGCAATTGGCGCCGGGAGGGAGACTGGTGATTCCGGTTGGGCCGACGCCGCATCTGCAGGACCTGGTGCGGGTGCGGCGTGACTGGCGCGGGGAGTTGCGTCGCGAGACCCTGTGCGCCGTCCGTTTTGTGCCGCTGATCGGCGCGCAGGGGTGGGAGGACTAGGAAAGGGCCAGGGTCTCGGCGGCCGGGACTTCGTTGAGCGTCGCGAGGAAGGTCTCGTCGCTTACAGCGCCGCAGCGCGTGGCAAGCCGCAGCAATTGATCCGGTAACGGCGCCGGGATATCGATCTCTTCCCCCGTTGCCGGGTGTACCAGGGTGGTCCGGAAAGAGTGCAGCGCGTGGCCGGTGAAGCCGGAGAGATTCCTGCCGCCGTAGCGTTTGTCACCCAGGATCGGATGCCCGATCATCCTGAAGTGCTGCCTGATCTGGTGCATCCGGCCGGTGAGCGGATAGACGGCCAGCAGCGATACGCCGCCCCCCTGGAAGATCCTCACGTAGCTGGTCTGCGATTCCTTGCCGTCGAGTGCGGCATCGATGGTTCCCTGCTTCTGCAGTTTCCCCTCCACCATGGCGAGGTAGAGCTTGCCGAGCCCTTCCTCCTGCACCATCTTCCCGAACATACCCGCTGCAACCGCGCTCTTGGCCAGGATGATGGCCCCCGAAGTTCCCTTGTCCAACCGGTTCACCGGACGCACCCTGCCGACGCCGTCGCGCTTTTTAAGAAGTGTCTCGGCCAGGTCGACCAGGGTGATCTCTTCGGGGTCCTCGGTGCGGTGCACGGCGAGGCCCGCAGGCTTGTTCAGGCAGATGATCCAGCTGTCCTCGAACAGGATGTCGAGCTCCGGGGTGAGCCGGGCGAGGAACGCCGCGGTCTTGGCGCTTTCCTTTAGCGTCACCTGGTCGGCGTAACGCAGCAGGTCCTCTGGTTCGGCGGGAGCGCCGTTCACCTTGATATGTCCCGAGTTGATCAGCTTTTTGAGGTAGGAGAACTGCGCGCTGGGTAGGAGGTTGCGCATGAAACTGTCCACGCGCCGCAGGTGGTCTTGTGCCGTTATCTGGTAGGTTAACATGGGTCGGAGTATACCTTCATGAGGAAGAAGGCGCAAGGGAATCCGCCGGCAAGTACCGGCCCCCTCCGGGAGAGGGTGACCGAAGGCCGGGTGAGGGATCTCGCAACGGCCATGAATGTCATTTCTTTGCGCTACCCTCACCCCTGCCCCTCTCCCAAAGGGCGAGGGGAATGACAAAAAAGGGCGCACCCGGTTAAGGTGCGCCCCTGGTACATGAGCGGGCGAATGCTTATTTGCCCCTACTTTTTCACGTTGTAGAAGACTTCGTGCCCCCTGAACAGCGCCACTTCGTCCAGCTCGTCCTCGATCCTCAGGAGCTGGTTGTACTTCGCGACGCGGTCGGTGCGGCAGAGCGAACCGGTCTTGATCTGGCCGGCGTTGACCGCCACGGCGAGGTCGGCGAGGGTTACGTCCTCGGTCTCGCCGGAGCGGTGCGAGATGACGCAGGTGTAACCCGCGCGCTTGGCCATCTCGATGGCGTCGAGGGTCTCGGTCAGGGTGCCGATCTGGTTCAGCTTGATCAGGATGGAGTTGGCGATCCCCTTCTTGATCCCTTCCTTGAGGATGGAGGGGTTGGTCACGAACAGGTCGTCGCCCACGATCTGGATACGCTTGCCCAGACGGTCGGTGAGCTTCTTCCAGCCATCCCAGTCGTTCTCGGCCATGCCGTCCTCGATGGAGATGATCGGGTACTTGTTGACCAGGTTCTCATAGAAGTCGACCATCTGGTCGGCGGTCTTCTTCGAATCGGCCTCGTTCTCCAGGGTGTAGACCCCGTTCTCGAACAGTTCGGAGGAAGCGACGTCGAGCGCGAGGAGCACTTCCTCGCCCGGCTTGTAGCCCGCCTTCACGATCGCCTCCATGATCACCTCGAGGGCCTCCTCGTTGGATTTCAGGTTCGGAGCGAAGCCACCCTCGTCGCCGACGGCGGTGTTGTACCCCTTGGCCTTGAGGACCGATTTCAGCGCGTGGAAGATCTCGGCGCCCATCCTGAGGGCCTCCTTGAAGCTCTTGGCGCCGGCCGGCATGATCATGAATTCCTGGATGTCGACGTTGTTGTCGGCGTGGGCGCCGCCGTTGATGATGTTCATCATGGGCAGCGGCAGCTCCTTCGCGTTGGAACCCCCGATGTACTGGTACAGCGGCAGGCCCACCTCGTCGGCCGCGGCCTTGGCCACGGCGAGGGAGACGCCGAGGATGGCGTTGGCGCCCAGGCGGCTCTTGAAGTCGGTGCCGTCGAGCTCCAGCATCTTCTTGTCGATGCCGACCTGGTCGGTGGCGTCCATGCCGGTGATCTCGTCGGCGATGATGTCGTTCACGTTGGCGACGGCCTTCTCGACGCCCTTGCCGAGATAGCGCCCCTTGTCGCCGTCACGCAGTTCCAGCGCCTCGCGCTCGCCGGTCGATGCGCCGGAGGGAACCGCGGCTCTACCCATAGCACCGGAATCCAGGAACACTTCGACCTCAAGTGTCGGATTCCCCCTGGAATCAAGTATTTCTCTGGCGTAAACGTCGGTTATCTGGCTCATCTCTACCCCCCTGGATTGAAATTTTAATTATGAACGGGCAGCACCGCCCGTCTTAATGGAGCCTTCGTTATATAACATATCTGCCCCCAAAGGGAAGCAGGTTTTGTAAATTTTTGCTAACATGGCGAAGCGACAGCGGTTCCCAACGTATTTGGTTTAGATTGACAGTAATGAAATAAACGGGATATATTGTCCCCTTGCTGCTATTCTCGCAGTCTCTGTCCTTACGACACGGGAACCATTGAAGATAATGCCCACCGAAAGCGGCGACAAACAGACAATTCAGAAGAGTTCGCTGATCAGGCTCTGCGACAGCTGGATGGAAGCGGTTGCGCAGGGGTTCACCTGCGACCGCCATGAGAAGCGCAGCCGCTTCATCATACTCTTCCTCACCGCGTTATTCCTCACCCTGCTCATCATCCCGAGCCCGCAGTTCCTCTCGGTGCACTACCGCGAGGGGGACATCGCCACCTCCGACATCCGCGCGTCGCAGGACTACCTGATCGAGGATCTGCTGCTGACCGAGAAGAAGCGGGCCGAGGCGGAGGGGGCGGCGCCGTTCGTCTACACCCTCGCCTCTAACGGCAACATCGAACTGGTGCGCCGCTTCGACGACGCGCTTGACGTGGTGGACGATGCCAGCCTGCACGGAGAGGCCAAGCGCAAGGCGATCGTCGCCGTCCTCGGGGTCGACATCTCCGCCCAGGAGTTCGCCGCCCTTACCCGCGTGAAACAGCAGCGGGCCTTCCTCTCCGACCTGGGGCGGCAGCTGGCCCCCCTGTACCGGCAGCGCATCGTCGCCGATCGCGGCCACTTCGCCGCGGACCTGCGCCACGGCATCGTGGTGGTGGACGAGGCCACCAGGCAGGACGTCGCCGCAGGTGACTACAGCGCCAGTATCGATCTCCCCACCGCCCGTCGCATCTTCTCGCGGACCAGCCTCACCCAGGGAGGGGCACCCCACGACCTGGAGCTCCTCAAGGGGGTGGCGCTGCGCATGATCACCCCCAACCTCTCGTTCGACCGTAACGGTACCGACGCGAAGAAGAGTGAAGCGCGCGCCGCGGTGCGCCCGGTGCTCTTCAAGATGAAGCGGGGCGAGATGATCGTCCGCGTGGGTGAGCGCGTCAGTTCCGAGCAGGCGATGAAACTGGAGAGGATGTTCACCGCCAGGAACAGCACCCCTGTCCTGACCGGCCTCGGGATCTTCGGCCTGATCCTTGTGCTCTGCTACGCCCCGTACCGGTTCGGCCGCAAGAACATCAGGAAGTTCAACCCGACCAACAAGGACATCCTGCTGCTGTCCCTCCTGACGGTGGCCAACTTCGCCGTACTAAAGCTGGTATCGACCGTCTCCACCGCCATGGGGGGGCTCTTCCCTTCCATCGATACGGCGAGTTACTTCTACCTCTTCCCGTTCGCGGCCTCCGCCATCATCGTGCGGATCATCCTGAACTCCGAGGTCGCCCTGGTCTACTGCGCCATCACGGCGCCGCTCACCGGGATCATGCTGAACAACTCGCTCCAGGTGGTGGTCTATGCCCTCTTGGGTGGCATCGTCGGCGCCCACGGCGTGCGCCAGTGCAAGGAGCGCGGCACCATTTACAGCGCGGGTTTCAAGGTGAGCGCGGTGAACATGGCGCTGGCCGTCTGCTTCCACGTCTACAACGACAGCCCGCTCTCCCTGCAGCCGCTCTACTGCATCATATTCGCCTTCCTGGGCGGCCTCATCAACGCGGTCTACGTTTCCGGCACCATCCCGCTCATCGAGGCGCTCTTCCAGTACACGACCGACGTCAAGCTCCTGGAGCTCGCCAACCTCAACTCGCCGCTTTTGCGCGAACTGATGATACGCGCTCCCGGCACCTACCATCACAGCGTCCTCGTGGGGAACATGGTCGAGGCGGGGGCCGAGGCGATCAACGCCAACCCGCTTCTCGCCCGCGTCGCCGCTTACTACCACGACGTCGGGAAGCTGAAGAAGCCGCAGTACTTCATCGAGAACATCCGTGACGGCGAGAACCGCCACGACAAGCTCTCCCCCAGCATGAGCGCGCTGATCCTGATCTCGCACATGAAAGACGGGGTCGAGCTCGCCAAGGAACACCGCATCGGGCAGTCGATCATCGAGATCATCCGGCAGTCCCATGGCACCTCGCTGATCAACTACTTCTACCTGAAGGCGAAGGGGCTGGAGACGCCGGGCACCCCGCCGGTAGAGGAGCGTGACTTCCGCTACCCCGGGCCCAAGCCGCAGACCCGCGAGGCGGGGCTCGTGCTCCTGGCCGACTGCGTGGAGGCCGCCTCGCGCACCCTCACCGACCCCACGCCGGCGCGGATACAGGGGCTGGTGCAGAAGATCATCAACAACATCTTCATCGACGGCCAGCTGGACGAGTGCGAGCTGACCCTCAAGAACCTGCACGAGATAGCCAAGAGCTTCAACCAGATACTGGCGGGGATCTATCACCAGCGCATCGATTACCCCGAGCCCGCCTACAAGGAGAAGACGATTGCCAAGAAGCCAGAGGATATCGATAGCGAACCGCCAAAGGCGGATGCCGGTCGCGAAGACGCAGCTGCGAAAGGTGGCGCAGAGGATCTTAGACGCCTTGGGATGTCCTGAGGCGGAACTCTCGGTCAGCATCGTCGGGGACCGGGCCATCCGGGTCCTGAACCGGGAGTACCTCGGGCGCGACAAGGCGACCAACGTGATTTCCTTCGCCATGCAGGAGGGTGAGTTCGGCGCCATCAACCCTGACGTTCTCGGCGACGTGGTCATCTCCGTCGACACCGCGGCGCGCGAGGCCGAGGAGTCAGGTCAGACCTTCCTGGAGCGCCTCTATTTCCTGCTTCTGCACGGCATCCTCCACATCACCGGCTACGACCATGAGAGAAGCGGCGAGGCCGAGGCCGCCCGCATGGAGGCCAAGGAGCGGGAGATCTTTTCCCTGCTGGTCGAGGAAGGGCTTGTCTAGCCGGGGCAGGGGCTTGACATGAAGCCGACCCGCTTCATCGACTCCGTGAACTGCGCCATAGAGGGGATCCTCCACACCACGCGCACGCAAAAGCACATGCGCTACCACTTCCTGGCCGCGCTCGCCGTGCTGTTCGCCGCGCTGCTCTTGCGGGTCTCCTCGGTCGAGTTCATGCTGCTGGCGCTTGCCATCAGCTTCGTCCTCTTCGCCGAACTCCTCAACACCGCCATAGAGGTGGTGGTGGACATGATTTCGCCGGGGTACCACCCGATGGCGAAACTCGCCAAGGATGTGGCGGCGGGCGCCGTGCTGGTCGCCGCCTTCGGCACCGCCATCATGGGGTACCTCGTGCTCTCCAAGTACGTCCTCCCCTGGCAGAGGCTGGGGCTGGAGATGCTGGGGACCGAGTCGGAACTGGGAATGGTGGTCTCGGCAGTCCTGGTGCTGATCGTGGTGGTGATCCTCAAGGCGCGCGGGGGGACGGGAAAGCCGCTCGAAGGGGGCGGCGCCAGCGGCCACTCGGCGGTCGCCTTCTCCATCGCCACCTCCGTGGCGCTGCACACCCATGACCCGCTCATCGCGCTTTTCTGCTTCATCCTGGCCACCATGGTGAGCCATTCGCGCCTGCTGCTCAGGATCCACCGCCCCCGGGAGGTCGTGGTCGGGGCGGTAGTGGGGGTGGGAATCACCCTGGCGGTGCACCTGCTGTTCCGCGCCTTCTGGCAGGGCGGGCTATGAAAGACAACGCGACATTAAGGAGACACATCCTTGGAAGAGGGTAACGGACGCAAGGGCCAGGGACTCATCGAATCCCTGACCCGGCTCTTGTACGGAAAAAAGAAGGTCACCGGGGCGGAGATCCAGGAGATCATGGACGCCGGCGAGGAAGAAGGGGTCATCAACCAGGAGGAGAACGCGATGATCCGTTCCATCCTGACCCTGGGTGACTCCATGGTGCGCGAGATCATGCTGCCGCGCATGGAGATGGCCTGCGTTTCCATCGACAACGAGGTGCGCGAGGTGCTGAAATCGATCATCGCCTCCGGGCACTCGCGGCTCCCGGTCTACGAGGGGACCATCGACAACATCATCGGCCTCATCTACGCCAAGGACCTGCTGAGGTACTGGGGGGAGCCCGACGAGGCCATCGAACTCAGGAAGCTGATCCGCCCCCCCTTCTTCATCCCGGAGACCAAGAATCTAGAGGAACTGCTGCACGACTTCAAGAAGCGGCGGGTCCACATGGCGGTGGTCATCGACGAGTACGGCGGCACGGCGGGACTGGTCACCATCGAGGACCTGCTCGAGGAGATCGTTGGGGACATCCAGGACGAGTACGACCTTGAGACCGAGCGCCTCTCGGTGCAAGGGGACGGCTCCATCGTCGCCGACGGCAGGCTCCCCATCCAGGAGCTGGAAGAGCACTTCGACGTGGAGATCGAGAAGGAGAACTTCGAGACGGTGGGGGGACTCCTGTTTCATATCACCGGCCGGATCCCGGCCGCAGGCGACGTGATCGAGAATGACCCGCTGGTCCTCACCGTCCTGGAGGCGGACGAGAGACGGATCGCCAAGGTGCATATCGCCAGGAAGCAGGAGCAGGCCGGGGAGTCCGAGGAGTCGTGAGCGCGAGAACCGCCATCGCCGGCGAGGCGACCGCGGGGCGCCACCTGCTGGCACTGCTGTCGGGCGTTTTGCTGGCACTCTCGTTTCCGCTGCCGGGGATATCCGTCCTGGCCTGGATCGCCTTCGTGCCGCTCTTTCTGGCCGCCGACCGCGTTTCGCCGCAGCTCGGTTTCCGGCTCGGCTTCACGGCCGGGTGCGTCGCCTATGCCGGAATTCTCTACTGGCTCAACGTGGTGATGATGAACTACGGGAAGCTGCACTGGACGGTGAGCGTTACGCTCTATCTCGTCCTGGTCGGCTACCTCGCGCTTTATCCGGGCGTCGTGCTCTGGCTGGTGCGGCGCTGCGAAGAGAGCCGGATACCGCTGCTTTGTTCGTTTCCCCTTTTGTGGGTGAGCGGGGAGGCGATCCGCTCCTACGTCCTGACCGGCTTTCCCTGGGCGAGCCTCGGGTATTCACAGTACCGCACCCTCCCTCTTATCCAGATCAGCGACCTGACCGGGGTGTACGGTGTGAGCTTCCTGATCGCCCTCGCCAACGTCGTGTTCTACCGGATCTGGGTTTCGACGCGCCACCGCAAGCCCTACCCGGTGCGGGCACTTTTGCTCCTGGTGCTGCTCATGGCCGCCACCATGGTCTACGGCGTCTCCGCCCTGACCCGCAGCGAGAGGGGGGAGGCGCGCCGGGTGTTGCTGGTGCAGGGGAACATCCCCCAGGACGTGAAGTGGGACCCGGCCTTCCAGGACGCGACGCTTAAGACCTACGAGCGGCTGACCCGTGAAGGGTGCCAGGAGCCGGGGACCCTGGTGGTCTGGCCCGAGAGCGCCCTGCCGTTTTTCCTGCAGCGCGAGCCGGCCTATGCGGCACGGGTGAGTGCGCTGGCCGCCGAGCTGAAGAGCCCGCTCGTCGTGGGAAGCCCCGCTTACCAGGAGGAAGGGGGGAGGGTGCGCTACCTGAACAGCGCGTACCTGATCTCCGAGCAGGGGGGCGTCGTCGGGAGAAGCGACAAACTGCACCTGGTTCCCTTCGGCGAGTACGTGCCGCTGGCGCCGCTGCTCCCCTTCGTGAACAAGCTGGTCGCCGGGATCGGGGACTTCTCCCCGGGGAAGGAAGCGGTGGTGCTGCCGGCCTCCACGGGGAAACTCGGGGTCCTGGTCTGCTTCGAGGGGATCTTCCCGGAAGTGGCCAGCGCCTATGTCCAAAAGGGAGCCCAGGTGCTGGTGAACATCACCAACGACGCCTGGTTCGGGCGGAGTTCCGCCCCCTACCAGCACCTCTCCATGACCGTGTTCCGGGCCGTGGAGAACAGGGTCCCCCTGGTGCGCGCCGCCAATACCGGGATCTCCTCGGTGATAGACAGCAAGGGGCACATCCGCGGCATGACCCCGCTGTTCGAGGAGGCGACCCTGAAAGGGGAGATCCGCCCCGGCACCGGGCGGACCTTCTACAACCGCTTCGGCGACCTCTTCGCCCTGATCTGCCTCTCCGGCAGCATCGGCATGGGGATCGCCTGCTATCGCGGGCGCCGTAACTGATTTTTTCGCCACTAACGATGATCGCCGTTGCAGGCGATGCGACCATAAGGAGTCTCCAGATGTTCAGAGAAGAAATAGCCAAGATAGAGGACCTTGCCGGGCGAATCCACAAACTCCGGGGGTCTCTTTGACGTAGATGACAAGAAGGAGCGGATGCACGAGCTCGAGGAGCTGACCTCCCGCGCCGATTTCTGGAACGACGCCGAAAAGGCCCAGAAGGTGCTCAAGGACAGGATGGCGATGGAGAAGGACGTCACCACCTGGGAGAGCCTCGATCGCCAGGCCCGCGACATCCAGGAGCTGATCGAACTGGGGAGCGAGGAGCAGGACGAGGCGACCCTGGCCGAGGTTCACGCCATGAACGAG
Encoded here:
- a CDS encoding RluA family pseudouridine synthase, whose product is MRNLLPSAQFSYLKKLINSGHIKVNGAPAEPEDLLRYADQVTLKESAKTAAFLARLTPELDILFEDSWIICLNKPAGLAVHRTEDPEEITLVDLAETLLKKRDGVGRVRPVNRLDKGTSGAIILAKSAVAAGMFGKMVQEEGLGKLYLAMVEGKLQKQGTIDAALDGKESQTSYVRIFQGGGVSLLAVYPLTGRMHQIRQHFRMIGHPILGDKRYGGRNLSGFTGHALHSFRTTLVHPATGEEIDIPAPLPDQLLRLATRCGAVSDETFLATLNEVPAAETLALS
- a CDS encoding BCAM0308 family protein, yielding MPRGSRITMEEKGQMAARSLEPYMPKRGLSEGTVCKGCGIVYRNKRWQIESGPSGASSGEILCPACQRIVGEDPAGVVTLSGPYLSLHREEILNMVRQQETKHREKNPLGRIMEIKEENGGIVVTTTEDKLAQKIGRELYKSQRGELHYKWSHDQHMVRVEWSR
- a CDS encoding protein-L-isoaspartate(D-aspartate) O-methyltransferase — translated: MNTDGEWELAARKERMLNQHLMGRGIRDLAVLRAMGEVPRESFLPAGMEFLAYEDGPLPIQEGQTISQPYIVAYMIEALELQGTEKVLEIGTGSGYAAAVLSLCAAEIFTVERIPALAHQATERLRDLGFRNVTVHLGDGTLGWREHAPYDAIVVTAGAPGVPEELERQLAPGGRLVIPVGPTPHLQDLVRVRRDWRGELRRETLCAVRFVPLIGAQGWED
- a CDS encoding HD family phosphohydrolase; its protein translation is MPTESGDKQTIQKSSLIRLCDSWMEAVAQGFTCDRHEKRSRFIILFLTALFLTLLIIPSPQFLSVHYREGDIATSDIRASQDYLIEDLLLTEKKRAEAEGAAPFVYTLASNGNIELVRRFDDALDVVDDASLHGEAKRKAIVAVLGVDISAQEFAALTRVKQQRAFLSDLGRQLAPLYRQRIVADRGHFAADLRHGIVVVDEATRQDVAAGDYSASIDLPTARRIFSRTSLTQGGAPHDLELLKGVALRMITPNLSFDRNGTDAKKSEARAAVRPVLFKMKRGEMIVRVGERVSSEQAMKLERMFTARNSTPVLTGLGIFGLILVLCYAPYRFGRKNIRKFNPTNKDILLLSLLTVANFAVLKLVSTVSTAMGGLFPSIDTASYFYLFPFAASAIIVRIILNSEVALVYCAITAPLTGIMLNNSLQVVVYALLGGIVGAHGVRQCKERGTIYSAGFKVSAVNMALAVCFHVYNDSPLSLQPLYCIIFAFLGGLINAVYVSGTIPLIEALFQYTTDVKLLELANLNSPLLRELMIRAPGTYHHSVLVGNMVEAGAEAINANPLLARVAAYYHDVGKLKKPQYFIENIRDGENRHDKLSPSMSALILISHMKDGVELAKEHRIGQSIIEIIRQSHGTSLINYFYLKAKGLETPGTPPVEERDFRYPGPKPQTREAGLVLLADCVEAASRTLTDPTPARIQGLVQKIINNIFIDGQLDECELTLKNLHEIAKSFNQILAGIYHQRIDYPEPAYKEKTIAKKPEDIDSEPPKADAGREDAAAKGGAEDLRRLGMS
- a CDS encoding hemolysin family protein, whose protein sequence is MEEGNGRKGQGLIESLTRLLYGKKKVTGAEIQEIMDAGEEEGVINQEENAMIRSILTLGDSMVREIMLPRMEMACVSIDNEVREVLKSIIASGHSRLPVYEGTIDNIIGLIYAKDLLRYWGEPDEAIELRKLIRPPFFIPETKNLEELLHDFKKRRVHMAVVIDEYGGTAGLVTIEDLLEEIVGDIQDEYDLETERLSVQGDGSIVADGRLPIQELEEHFDVEIEKENFETVGGLLFHITGRIPAAGDVIENDPLVLTVLEADERRIAKVHIARKQEQAGESEES
- the lnt gene encoding apolipoprotein N-acyltransferase gives rise to the protein MSARTAIAGEATAGRHLLALLSGVLLALSFPLPGISVLAWIAFVPLFLAADRVSPQLGFRLGFTAGCVAYAGILYWLNVVMMNYGKLHWTVSVTLYLVLVGYLALYPGVVLWLVRRCEESRIPLLCSFPLLWVSGEAIRSYVLTGFPWASLGYSQYRTLPLIQISDLTGVYGVSFLIALANVVFYRIWVSTRHRKPYPVRALLLLVLLMAATMVYGVSALTRSERGEARRVLLVQGNIPQDVKWDPAFQDATLKTYERLTREGCQEPGTLVVWPESALPFFLQREPAYAARVSALAAELKSPLVVGSPAYQEEGGRVRYLNSAYLISEQGGVVGRSDKLHLVPFGEYVPLAPLLPFVNKLVAGIGDFSPGKEAVVLPASTGKLGVLVCFEGIFPEVASAYVQKGAQVLVNITNDAWFGRSSAPYQHLSMTVFRAVENRVPLVRAANTGISSVIDSKGHIRGMTPLFEEATLKGEIRPGTGRTFYNRFGDLFALICLSGSIGMGIACYRGRRN
- the eno gene encoding phosphopyruvate hydratase, with amino-acid sequence MSQITDVYAREILDSRGNPTLEVEVFLDSGAMGRAAVPSGASTGEREALELRDGDKGRYLGKGVEKAVANVNDIIADEITGMDATDQVGIDKKMLELDGTDFKSRLGANAILGVSLAVAKAAADEVGLPLYQYIGGSNAKELPLPMMNIINGGAHADNNVDIQEFMIMPAGAKSFKEALRMGAEIFHALKSVLKAKGYNTAVGDEGGFAPNLKSNEEALEVIMEAIVKAGYKPGEEVLLALDVASSELFENGVYTLENEADSKKTADQMVDFYENLVNKYPIISIEDGMAENDWDGWKKLTDRLGKRIQIVGDDLFVTNPSILKEGIKKGIANSILIKLNQIGTLTETLDAIEMAKRAGYTCVISHRSGETEDVTLADLAVAVNAGQIKTGSLCRTDRVAKYNQLLRIEDELDEVALFRGHEVFYNVKK
- the ybeY gene encoding rRNA maturation RNase YbeY, which gives rise to MPVAKTQLRKVAQRILDALGCPEAELSVSIVGDRAIRVLNREYLGRDKATNVISFAMQEGEFGAINPDVLGDVVISVDTAAREAEESGQTFLERLYFLLLHGILHITGYDHERSGEAEAARMEAKEREIFSLLVEEGLV
- a CDS encoding diacylglycerol kinase, encoding MKPTRFIDSVNCAIEGILHTTRTQKHMRYHFLAALAVLFAALLLRVSSVEFMLLALAISFVLFAELLNTAIEVVVDMISPGYHPMAKLAKDVAAGAVLVAAFGTAIMGYLVLSKYVLPWQRLGLEMLGTESELGMVVSAVLVLIVVVILKARGGTGKPLEGGGASGHSAVAFSIATSVALHTHDPLIALFCFILATMVSHSRLLLRIHRPREVVVGAVVGVGITLAVHLLFRAFWQGGL